Within Triticum dicoccoides isolate Atlit2015 ecotype Zavitan chromosome 1B, WEW_v2.0, whole genome shotgun sequence, the genomic segment TGCATAAAATAGTTTGTCAATACCTCGTAACCAATTGCCGAACATATTATGGGCACTACGGCGAGATAAAGGTTTGAAGCTACTTGAGATATGACCCACACTGCGTGCACAAATTTACACTAAAAATATTGATGGACTCATTGTGTTGGCAATAGACATAGGTCTTGTTGCCTTGCAAATTGCAGCATGTCAGGCTATCTATAGTCAAGATCACACATTTTGTGTCAACGGTGATCGTCGAGATCGGAGCTATGATGTAGTTCCTATATAGTCTGGCCATGGGTTAAAACACTTTGCCCAAGGGCGAGAAGCTGTTAGAAGAGGAtgtcgagagggcatttggagtgctCCAAGCCCGTTTTCACAGTTGCTCTCGGATCTGCTAAACCATGTGATCCAGAGACACTGTGGGGGTGATCACAACTTATGTGAAAATAAAATTATAAATGGGGTTTTGAGAAGTCAAAAATGAAGAAAGTCTTGCATCAACGCAAGGCAATGGAGAAGGCCTTATGATCGACGTTAACGCAAGGAGCAGGGATCGCCATGCAAGTAAAATGCACGCAGAGCTATGAATATGTGAAAGTTCTCCTATGGACTAAGTGGgggtgtatccaacttgcttgctcatgaagacctcgagcatttgatGATGCTCGTCACCGGAATATACACGCCAAGTTCTTTAATGTAATTTCCCCATTCATATAAAAAAAATGAAGCTCATGAAACTGTCCATCCTACAATGCATGAAGTTGTGCTACACTGAAGCACAAATGTACTAAAAGGATGGTGGTGTTGCTCCTTCTCCCATCCTcactttttctttctattttttttccgTGGCACCTCAGTGGTGCATCTTTTATTTGATCCGTCTTTTTTTGTAGAAGCAACACCTTACAATGATGAACGAACACTTTATAATGACACACTTCAACTGATGTAATCTCAAAATGGTGCAATATCTATTTGGAATTGTATATGGATGTCTTGAGTTTCCCTAATAATGAAAATTTCAGCTTGGAAAGGTTGCTTCAGGAGTTTTGCCTACTTCACAAGGCAAAGTAAATCGACACATGTCCAAATGAGGAACATGTCCTCTATGTGGCATGGAGGAGGAAGGGACATTTCATGCCTTCATCACATGTAATCATGCTAGAAATACTTGGGTGAACATGAAATTTAGACGACCACTACCAAGTGATGATCAATTGTTGAATACCGAGAAGGAATGGCTGATGATGGTTGCGACATGGTTATTATGCATGCCTGACGTTGTTGGCAACTATATAAAATCCAAACACATGACAAGGAAGTACCTCCCATTGATACAAAAGCGGAATTCCCTGACAATTACTAAATGCCGTTAAGTTGGCGCATCATTTTTCTCTGAAGGAGGTCATTAAAGGTATAAAATGCTAGCGCCCGGCGAGATAGTGGCTCCTGAGGAGAAGACTTGTGTgcttgaaccgccgtggccgcccaTGCCGGGCGGATatggtgctctctctctctctctctctctctctctctctctctctctctctctctctctctctctctctctctctctctctctctctctggctccTTCATGGAGTCAGGTGGTTCATCAGCTACATGTATGGTTCTCAGAGACAGTGCTGGGAGTGTCATTTGTGCCGCTTATCGCTTTATCTTCCGTTGCAATGATTCTTTGGAGGTAGAAGTTCGTGCTCTCATGCAAGGGATGGCTGACACTCTCAGTCGTTGTCCGGTCGGATTTCTCTGAAGCGCTATCTATATTATCAAGTGATGGACTGAATTGCTCAGCATATGGACACCTCTGGAGATTAAAGACTTGATGTGAGGAAGGGAGTTTATTCCACAGAAAATTCACCGGTCAAGATAGAGTTAAACATCGATTGACCAACTATAGCGACATCGAGAGTAGCACTAATACGTGGTTACACTCGGTCCCCCCTTGTATCAAGGTTGTGTGGCGTCTCGACTGTAAAACTGTGATCTcatgaaataaataaaaatctcTTTACCCTGAAGAAAAAAACATGTGAACAAAAAGGCAGCCAGCAATGCACTGCCAGTATGCAGGCGCAACCGAAGTCCTACTTGACAACATTAAAATATTTTATCCATCCAGCGAGGAAACACATCTCAGATGTTTGCTGCTGTCTGCCACGGAGAATCCTTTGAAGTATCACAGTCTGGTAGTCTCCATTCTCTTTTCTTATATGCCTCTCTCGTCACTCGGTGGTTGTCCGTACCTGCCGATCAAATCTGTAGATAGAGCAGAAAAATAGAATGGACGAATGATAATCGGAGCACCAAAAAGGTTCACATCAGGTGGGCAAGCTGTCCGTTCGAGTATTCTTCCCGCAACAAAAAGAGTACCACCGCCACGTACGAGCGCAGATCGGCCAGTCACAGAAGCCTTCTGCGCCCCCCCGTAACCCGTACACAGCAGCGCGCCACCAACGtgcccccctcaaaaaaaaaaaaacgtgccccccgcatCTCCACTTCGCTCCCGGGTCCCGGCCACGCGNNNNNNNNNNNNNNNNNNNNNNNNNNNNNNNNNNNNNNNNNNNNNNNNNNNNNNNNNNNNNNNNNNNNNNNNNNNNNNNNNNNNNNNNNNNNNNNNNNNNNNNNNNNNNNNNNNNNNNNNNNNNNNNNNNNNNNNNNNNNNNNNNNNNNNNNNNNNNNNNNNNNNNNNNNNNNNNNNNNNNNNNNNNNNNNNNNNNNNNNNNNNNNNNNNNNNNNNNNNNNNNNNNNNNNNNNNNNNNNNNNNNNNNNNNNNNNNNNNNNNNNNNNNNNNNNNNNNNNNNNNNNNNNNNNNNNNNNNNNNNNNNNNNNNNNNNNNNNNNNNNNNNNNNNNNNNNNNNNNNNNNNNNNNNNNNNNNNNNNNNNaaccccacacgtcagtgacagcagCCGCAGATCGCACCCGCCCTCCCTACCCGCCGCCCGAGCCAgcaaccgcctccccctcgccgtgCCCGGGACCCCCCCGCCCCGCCGTGAGGTTTATACAGAGTTTGCGAGTCAACTcgcgccaccgcgccaccgccaccgccaccacgcgCGCGGAGACGTCTCCCCCCCAGGGCGGTTGTGACGTGGCGTGGTCTGGTCTCCGCGCGGTTCCACTCCGGCGGGGCGGGCCGATTTGGCGGGTCAAGGGATGGGAGATCTGGCGGCGGGCGGGAGATGGTGAGCGCCAGCACTAGCCGGAGCGGCTCGGGTCGCGTCGctcggcagggcggcggcggcgccctgcCCGGGAGCCCGCGGgtgtccgcggcggcggcggcggcgcagcgcaGGTGGTGGGGGGCCTCGGGCCCGTCGCTGGAGCGAGTCGCCCTCGCCTTCTGCGTCGCCTCCGTGGCGCTCGCGCTCTCCTGCGCGCTCTACCTCTACGTCCTCCGCTACCTGGGGCGGGGGCAGGCCGTCGCCGGGTTCGTCGGGGAGGACCTCGGGGCGTGCGACGTGTTCGACGGCAACTGGGTCCCCGACGCGACCTACCCGCTCTACAACAGCTCCGAGTGCCCGTTCGCGGAGAAGGGGTTCAACTGCCTGGCCAACGGCAGGGAGGACACCGGCTACCTCAAATGGCGGTGGAGGCCGCGCCGCTGCGACGTGCCGAGGTTCACCGCCGGCGCCGCGCTCGAGCGGCTCAGGGGGAAGCGTGTCGTCTTCGTCGGGGACTCCATGAGCCGCACGCAGTGGGAGTCCTTCATCTGCATGCTCATGCCCGGGGTGGAGGATCCCAAGACCGTCTACGAGGTGAACGGGAACGAGATCAGCAAGACCATACGGTTCCTCGGGGTGCGGTTCGCGTCATTCGACCTCACTGTGGAATTCTTCCGGTCCGTGTTCCTTGTCGAGCAGCGCCCTGCGCCCAGGCATGCGCCCAAGAGGGTCAAATCGACCCTGAGGCTGGACAAGATGGATAATATCAGTCGGAAATGGGTGAACGCCGATGTTCTGATTTTCAACACCGGGCACTGGTGGACTCCCACCAAATTGTTTAATACGTAAGATTTCTTGCTCTGTTTTGCTATGCTCGTTTAGTTCTAATTCTAACCATGATAAATGTGTGTTTTCAGTACTGTATAAGTATCTTGTTCATCTTCTCATATTTCACTAAAATCGTATTTAATGCGTGTGTATATGTAATTAGTTGAATTGGGCACAAAAACAGTATGAATAGGTAATACAAACTCCATTCAATGATGTTTCCTACTTTAAGTATTTGTATCCCAAGGATCCATTTGCCATCCCTGTGGATTATGAATTTGGTTAAGTTTGTTTTAGGTAACTGGGTGTTTGGCTACCTGTTTTTTTTTCCTATCAAGTTGCAAACAAATATGTATCTGCATTCCTGAACATATGAGATGAAATTTGAGAGGAAAAACATTTAATTCACTTTTACTTAGCAGATTAATAGGATTTTGTACAACTTCTTTCTGATATCAACTTAAAAAATTAAGTACAGTGAGAACAACACAACAACCGCTAGCTTGAGCCTAACTCAGCTCTTGCTTCTATGCACCTCAAATCAAATGTATACATGGAAATGAGAGGAAAATGACAATGTCACGGTTATACTCATCTCCTGTTCTAACAGTGAGACACCAGTtattttcatattctagcaatgccATGGTTCTAAAATCATGGAAACGAGAGGAAAATAGCAATGCCATGGTTACTCATATTCTATTCTAACAGCAAGATGCCGCTTAGGTGCGAATATGAACAGCAAATTTGGTACTGGGATGGGATGAGTTGTGCTAATAAGTCAGAGGGGAACAGAATGTGTAAATGGAAGAACCAATTAAGAAATAGTAAGACGGGGAAAATTTTACGATTAGCCATCCCTTCATGCATCTCACATTGCCCTTCCCAGTTGATCTAGCTCATAAAGTTCCTCTCACAAACCTAAGCACTAGTTCCACCAGTCGTGATCCATCCCCTTACCCTTCTTCAGTTTCCCAGCATTTTAACCTTATTGGCCTTCACTAGCTTCTTTTATGCCAAGCTGAGCAGAAAGCTGCAAAACAGTGTCCTGCCCCTAGCCTATTCCTGCTCATAACAGGCATGGGCGTGACATTGGTTAAGCAGGGGCTAATGGTAATGGCATTGCTAATTGACAATATGAACAGGTGATGACTTAGCAGATGCTGTTTGCTGGATGTTATGTGTCTGCCATTCAGCATGCTTTTCTTTTTCAAGTTAGTGGTTAGCTAGTTTCTGGTAATAGTGGGGACATTACATAGTTTTTGTGATATTTGGCCAGAAACTAGTACACAATTACCCAAGTTATTATTTCCTTGTTCAAACATCAACTCATTGACTACTAGCACAACCTTTTTTCCTCTCTAAATCATATTCATCATTATTTACATATGTAAATTAAATCAAACTTAAGAGTATCCTAGTTTGACCGAAGTCCGAGTTTTATCTGACTTGTTCTTCCCAACAGGGGTTGCTATTTTCAGGCTGGACGTGCTCTTAAACTAGGTACAACCATTGATGCTGCTTTCAGGATGGCACTGCAGACTTGGGCTTCTTGGGTGGAAAAAAGAGTTGATCTAAACCGAACGCATGTGTTCTTCCGCACATATGAGCCATCTCATTGGAGGTGTGTTTTATTATAAA encodes:
- the LOC119344948 gene encoding protein trichome berefringence-like 7, whose product is MVSASTSRSGSGRVARQGGGGALPGSPRVSAAAAAAQRRWWGASGPSLERVALAFCVASVALALSCALYLYVLRYLGRGQAVAGFVGEDLGACDVFDGNWVPDATYPLYNSSECPFAEKGFNCLANGREDTGYLKWRWRPRRCDVPRFTAGAALERLRGKRVVFVGDSMSRTQWESFICMLMPGVEDPKTVYEVNGNEISKTIRFLGVRFASFDLTVEFFRSVFLVEQRPAPRHAPKRVKSTLRLDKMDNISRKWVNADVLIFNTGHWWTPTKLFNTGCYFQAGRALKLGTTIDAAFRMALQTWASWVEKRVDLNRTHVFFRTYEPSHWSDLNQTICEVTEKPSPEAKGNDKSELGDILGDVVARMNVPITVLNVTLMGAFRTDAHVGAWSYPPTILDCSHWCLPGVPDAWNELVFSYLFTNGWRKMAG